In the Staphylococcus sp. IVB6240 genome, one interval contains:
- the fetB gene encoding iron export ABC transporter permease subunit FetB: protein MMSTTSLALTALLLLVPIVISYKERLFIEKDLIIAAVRAVIQLVIIGYMLEFVFKLETTWIVLLLILVIMINAAANTRKRASSVMKHVFWISFAAIMSGALISLGGVLLTGAISMKPNELIPIAGMVGSNGMIAINLSYQNLDRIFRKETAAIEAKLSLGAAPQLAAKDAIRESIKVAIVPTIDSVKTYGLVSIPGMMTGLIIAGVPPLEAIKFQLMVVFIHTTATIISAFVATYLSYRQFFNQRHQLIQIDE, encoded by the coding sequence ATGATGAGTACGACATCATTAGCTTTAACAGCACTCTTGTTGTTAGTGCCTATTGTTATTTCATACAAAGAGCGATTATTTATTGAAAAGGACTTAATAATTGCAGCTGTGCGCGCTGTGATTCAGCTTGTAATTATTGGATATATGTTAGAATTCGTATTCAAATTAGAAACGACTTGGATTGTTCTATTATTAATCCTCGTGATTATGATTAATGCTGCTGCAAATACAAGAAAACGTGCCTCGTCAGTGATGAAACATGTTTTTTGGATTTCTTTTGCAGCTATCATGTCAGGTGCTTTGATTTCTTTAGGAGGTGTGCTACTAACAGGTGCGATTAGTATGAAGCCCAATGAATTAATTCCAATTGCGGGTATGGTTGGTAGTAACGGGATGATTGCAATCAACTTAAGCTACCAAAATTTAGATCGTATTTTTAGAAAAGAAACAGCAGCGATTGAAGCAAAGTTATCACTCGGTGCAGCACCACAACTAGCAGCTAAAGACGCCATTCGTGAAAGTATTAAAGTGGCGATTGTGCCAACGATTGATTCTGTGAAAACATACGGACTTGTATCTATTCCAGGTATGATGACAGGACTTATTATTGCAGGTGTTCCCCCTTTAGAAGCGATAAAATTCCAGTTAATGGTTGTGTTTATACATACGACAGCCACGATTATTTCAGCTTTTGTAGCGACCTATTTGAGTTATCGACAGTTCTTTAATCAACGTCACCAACTGATACAAATAGATGAATAA
- the menD gene encoding 2-succinyl-5-enolpyruvyl-6-hydroxy-3-cyclohexene-1-carboxylic-acid synthase yields the protein MDKHQQYLTEQVFHFASELYAYGIREVVISPGSRSTPLAIAFECHPEIKTWIHPDERSAAFFALGLIKGSERPVALLCTSGTASANYVPAVAESDISRLPLVVLTSDRPHELRGIGAPQAINQVNMFENYVRYQFDMPLADGTIGCIETSQYQLERASQYFDGPQQGPVHFNLPFAEPLTPDLSRDDLLTTHTYTPTHYQKTMDPTILEKTLRQPKGLIIVGDMQHQDISQILTFATVYDLPILADPLNGIRSTQHPNVIATYDLLLRAGLPLEPDFVIRVGKPVISKKLNQWLKQTSAEQILVQNSGDRDAFPKKPDYFFEMSANDFFRSLETIPTAYRKKWLKDWQTLEKQARAEVTAYQKRATGEAAYVSRLLEKLGKDDCLFVSNSMPIRDIDNLYFDNEARIYANRGANGIDGIVSTALGMAVHRSVTLLIGDLALYHDMNGLLMSKLNDIQMNIVLLNNDGGGIFSYLPQKQQAPEHFERLFGTPTGLDFEHVAMLYGLGYKHIPDLETLSYTKLPEMSSHLMEIVTTREGNHDMHQGLYQCLDEVANVTL from the coding sequence TTGGATAAACATCAACAATATCTTACAGAGCAAGTTTTTCATTTTGCTTCTGAATTATATGCATATGGTATTCGTGAGGTCGTGATTAGTCCGGGTTCACGTTCTACACCATTAGCCATTGCATTTGAATGTCATCCAGAAATAAAAACTTGGATTCACCCTGATGAACGTAGCGCAGCTTTCTTCGCTTTAGGATTAATAAAGGGCAGTGAACGACCTGTCGCACTTCTTTGTACATCAGGAACAGCGAGTGCCAATTATGTACCAGCTGTGGCTGAAAGTGATATTAGTCGCTTGCCTTTAGTGGTACTGACGAGTGATCGTCCACATGAGTTACGTGGTATCGGTGCACCACAAGCAATTAATCAAGTGAATATGTTTGAAAATTATGTGCGATACCAATTTGATATGCCACTGGCAGATGGCACGATAGGCTGTATTGAGACAAGCCAATATCAACTGGAGCGTGCAAGTCAATATTTTGATGGACCACAACAAGGACCGGTTCATTTCAATTTACCATTTGCAGAACCACTAACACCTGATTTATCACGTGATGATTTATTAACAACACACACGTATACACCAACGCATTATCAAAAAACGATGGATCCGACCATTTTAGAGAAGACGTTACGTCAACCTAAAGGATTGATCATTGTTGGTGATATGCAACATCAAGATATTTCTCAAATTTTAACTTTTGCAACAGTGTATGATTTACCCATTTTAGCAGATCCATTGAATGGTATACGTAGTACACAACACCCAAATGTTATAGCCACTTATGACCTATTGCTAAGAGCTGGTTTACCATTAGAACCAGATTTTGTTATTCGAGTGGGGAAACCTGTAATATCTAAAAAGCTCAATCAATGGCTTAAGCAAACATCTGCTGAACAGATTCTTGTTCAAAATAGTGGTGATAGGGATGCATTCCCTAAAAAGCCTGACTATTTCTTTGAGATGTCGGCAAATGACTTTTTTAGATCATTGGAAACTATACCAACTGCATATCGTAAAAAGTGGTTGAAAGATTGGCAGACATTGGAGAAACAAGCGCGTGCTGAAGTAACAGCTTATCAAAAACGTGCGACAGGAGAAGCGGCTTATGTCAGTCGCCTTTTGGAGAAACTTGGCAAAGACGATTGTTTATTTGTAAGCAACAGTATGCCAATTAGAGATATTGATAACTTGTATTTTGATAATGAAGCGCGTATTTATGCAAATAGAGGTGCCAATGGTATAGATGGTATTGTATCTACTGCACTTGGAATGGCTGTGCATCGTTCTGTGACACTCTTAATTGGTGACTTAGCACTTTATCATGATATGAATGGCTTGCTTATGTCAAAACTCAATGACATTCAGATGAATATTGTGCTATTAAATAATGATGGTGGTGGTATTTTCTCATATTTACCACAAAAACAGCAGGCTCCTGAGCATTTTGAACGTTTGTTTGGAACGCCAACTGGTCTTGACTTTGAACATGTTGCAATGCTTTATGGATTGGGTTATAAGCATATTCCAGATTTAGAAACATTGTCGTATACAAAATTACCTGAGATGTCATCACATCTAATGGAAATTGTGACAACGAGAGAGGGAAACCACGATATGCATCAAGGTCTTTATCAATGTTTAGATGAGGTGGCAAATGTTACATTATAA
- the menB gene encoding 1,4-dihydroxy-2-naphthoyl-CoA synthase, with product MTQLRQWETLKEYKEIKYEFFEGIAKVTINRPHVHNAFTPNTVQEMIDAFTRARDDERVGVIILTGEGDQAFCSGGDQKVRGHGGYVGDDQIPRLNVLDLQRLIRVIPKPVIAMVKGYAIGGGNVLQVVCDLTIAADNAKFGQTGPKVGSFDAGYGSGYLARIVGHKKAREIWYLCRQYDAQQALEMGMANTVVPLDKVEDETVQWCKEILRHSPTALRFLKAAMNADTDGLAGLQQFAGDATLLYYTTDEAKEGRDAFKEKRDPDFDQFPKFP from the coding sequence TTGACCCAGTTGAGACAATGGGAAACACTAAAAGAATATAAAGAGATTAAATATGAATTTTTTGAAGGCATTGCGAAAGTGACTATCAATCGTCCACACGTACACAATGCATTCACACCAAATACGGTACAAGAGATGATTGATGCATTTACACGTGCTAGAGATGACGAACGTGTTGGTGTCATCATTTTAACAGGTGAAGGAGATCAAGCATTCTGTTCAGGTGGAGACCAAAAAGTTCGTGGTCATGGTGGTTACGTAGGTGATGACCAAATTCCACGTTTAAATGTATTAGACTTACAACGTTTAATCCGTGTCATTCCAAAACCAGTTATTGCGATGGTTAAAGGATATGCAATCGGTGGCGGTAACGTACTACAAGTCGTTTGTGACCTTACAATTGCAGCAGATAATGCTAAATTCGGTCAAACAGGTCCAAAAGTAGGCTCATTTGACGCAGGTTACGGTTCAGGTTACTTAGCACGTATTGTTGGCCATAAAAAAGCACGTGAAATCTGGTACTTATGCCGTCAATATGATGCACAACAAGCATTAGAAATGGGTATGGCAAACACAGTTGTACCACTCGATAAAGTAGAAGATGAAACAGTACAATGGTGTAAAGAGATTTTACGTCATTCACCAACGGCATTACGTTTCTTAAAAGCAGCAATGAACGCTGACACAGACGGTTTAGCTGGTTTACAACAGTTTGCTGGAGATGCGACATTACTTTACTATACAACAGATGAAGCGAAAGAAGGACGCGATGCGTTTAAAGAAAAACGTGATCCAGACTTCGATCAATTCCCTAAATTCCCATAA
- a CDS encoding aminotransferase class I/II-fold pyridoxal phosphate-dependent enzyme: MKLELNENSKYLKAPSIRQFSSKISQMTDVVNLTVGQPDFPMPEMVKEAYQTAIANNQTTYSHNKGLLETRQAVSEYYKTRFDISYDPESIIITNGASEALDTALRCIINPGDEILLPGPVYAGYIPLIQSLGGVPIFIDTRETGLKITPDLIRQHFTEKTRAIILNYPSNPTGMTLSENEVSELVNLLKTLPIFVISDEIYAENTFNTVHTSFARFSEIHDQLLLINGLSKSHSATGIRIGFLSGPQYLIEKLTFMHAYNCICANVPSQVATITALSKAIDAPKEMNKAYIERRDYLVSELTDMGFSLAAVPQGAFYIFPNIQQYTDDDMQFCVDVLEQAHVAMVPGSAFTDCGRGHIRISYAYDMTQLQEGMARLRKYLSETYPDKI, encoded by the coding sequence ATGAAACTTGAACTTAATGAAAATAGTAAATATTTAAAAGCACCCAGCATCCGACAATTCTCAAGTAAAATTAGTCAAATGACTGATGTTGTCAATCTTACAGTTGGTCAACCAGACTTTCCAATGCCTGAAATGGTTAAGGAAGCTTATCAAACAGCTATTGCCAATAATCAAACAACCTATTCTCACAATAAAGGCTTATTAGAAACGCGTCAGGCTGTTTCAGAATACTATAAAACACGCTTTGATATTTCATATGATCCAGAATCTATCATTATTACAAATGGTGCTTCAGAAGCTTTAGATACTGCTTTACGCTGCATTATCAATCCAGGTGATGAAATATTACTGCCTGGTCCAGTATATGCCGGCTATATCCCTTTGATTCAATCTCTGGGAGGGGTTCCCATTTTTATTGATACACGTGAGACAGGATTAAAAATAACACCTGATTTGATCAGACAACATTTTACAGAGAAGACACGTGCTATTATTTTGAACTATCCTTCTAATCCTACCGGCATGACACTGTCTGAAAATGAAGTTTCTGAGCTTGTTAACTTACTGAAGACTTTGCCAATCTTTGTGATTAGTGATGAAATTTATGCAGAAAATACATTTAATACTGTGCATACATCTTTTGCACGTTTTTCTGAAATACATGATCAATTGTTATTAATTAACGGTCTAAGTAAGTCACATTCAGCGACAGGTATTCGTATCGGCTTCCTGTCTGGCCCTCAATATTTAATTGAGAAGTTAACGTTTATGCATGCTTATAACTGTATTTGTGCCAATGTTCCTTCTCAAGTAGCAACGATTACAGCATTAAGTAAAGCGATAGATGCACCTAAGGAAATGAATAAAGCCTATATCGAACGTCGTGATTATTTAGTGTCTGAACTCACTGACATGGGCTTTTCATTGGCTGCCGTGCCACAAGGGGCATTTTATATTTTCCCTAACATTCAACAATATACAGATGATGACATGCAATTTTGTGTAGATGTTCTGGAACAAGCACACGTGGCTATGGTACCAGGTTCTGCCTTTACAGATTGTGGTCGTGGTCATATTCGTATCTCTTATGCATATGATATGACACAACTTCAAGAAGGTATGGCTCGACTGCGCAAGTATTTATCAGAAACATATCCTGACAAAATATAA
- a CDS encoding ATP-binding cassette domain-containing protein, with protein sequence MLELNHVSYTMDDRPIIKNLSLTVNKGEAISITGPSGSGKSTLLRLIGDLISPTEGTLTFDNQAYENYTPEELRLRVSYLSQSIELFGDTVSDNLRFPSIVRNDDFDEERAQVLMKAVGLEHYQLSDSVHRMSGGEKQRVTIARQLMYQPDILLLDEATSALDHQNSMRVEKLIFDLVAQGMTVMWITHDDEQSHRSFDRQLIIKDGVLEKEVHLT encoded by the coding sequence ATGTTAGAACTTAATCATGTCAGTTATACGATGGACGATCGGCCAATTATTAAAAACTTATCATTAACGGTAAATAAAGGTGAAGCTATTTCCATTACAGGGCCATCTGGAAGTGGGAAAAGTACACTTCTACGCTTGATTGGGGATTTGATTAGCCCGACTGAAGGGACGCTTACTTTTGATAATCAAGCTTATGAAAATTATACACCCGAAGAATTGAGATTGCGCGTCAGTTATTTATCGCAAAGTATCGAATTATTTGGCGATACAGTTTCAGATAATCTACGCTTTCCATCTATTGTTAGAAATGATGACTTTGATGAAGAGCGTGCACAAGTATTAATGAAAGCGGTAGGTCTGGAACATTATCAATTATCTGATAGCGTGCATCGTATGTCAGGTGGTGAGAAGCAACGCGTGACGATAGCACGTCAGCTGATGTATCAGCCTGATATTTTATTGCTAGATGAAGCTACCAGTGCACTCGATCATCAGAATAGCATGCGCGTTGAAAAGTTAATATTTGATCTCGTTGCTCAAGGGATGACAGTGATGTGGATTACACATGATGATGAACAGAGTCATCGTTCTTTTGATCGTCAATTAATTATTAAAGATGGTGTGTTAGAGAAGGAGGTACATCTCACATGA
- a CDS encoding acyltransferase family protein, whose product MVTLKERDAFFDNARAALIFLVVFGHLIQPYTSEQPFLTALYLVIYSFHVPAFLFISGFFAKNIGREGYLEKVGKKLLGPYLIFYAFFSVYYFLTGKNSSVDLDLFSPVFALWFLLTLFSFNVILLVVRQFKPIYVLPAAIMIAIFSGFSTNIDGYLSWSRTLVFFPVFYIGYLLNDNFSHTIRQKKYVPLSIAVLVGFMIFYYFHPIDSSWLLASSPYQQIEGFDIILSPLKRLLFYVVIFTAMMAFLNLTPEKHYWFTYIGSRTMYVYLLHGIFIGLIRGQHIYPFIDAHPALGLLYNFILSCFIVWIWSTDFVAKWTSPFVQLKSPATFKPYK is encoded by the coding sequence ATGGTTACACTTAAAGAAAGAGATGCATTTTTTGATAATGCACGTGCAGCACTTATTTTTTTAGTTGTTTTCGGACATTTAATTCAACCTTACACATCTGAACAACCTTTTTTGACCGCACTTTATCTAGTCATTTACAGCTTTCATGTGCCAGCCTTTTTATTTATTTCAGGTTTTTTCGCAAAAAATATTGGTAGAGAAGGCTATCTTGAAAAGGTTGGTAAAAAGTTACTAGGTCCGTACTTAATTTTCTATGCTTTTTTCTCGGTCTATTATTTTTTGACAGGCAAGAATAGTTCCGTTGACTTAGATCTCTTTTCTCCGGTCTTTGCATTATGGTTTTTACTGACATTATTTTCTTTCAATGTCATTCTCTTAGTTGTACGTCAATTCAAACCGATTTACGTATTACCTGCAGCCATAATGATTGCTATCTTCTCTGGTTTTTCTACAAACATAGATGGTTATTTAAGTTGGTCACGTACATTGGTTTTCTTCCCAGTATTCTATATCGGTTACTTATTAAATGATAACTTTAGTCATACCATACGTCAGAAAAAATATGTGCCTTTATCAATTGCTGTATTGGTTGGTTTTATGATTTTTTATTATTTCCATCCAATTGATTCTAGCTGGTTACTCGCTAGTTCCCCTTATCAACAAATTGAAGGATTCGACATTATTTTAAGTCCACTTAAGCGATTATTATTTTATGTTGTTATTTTCACAGCAATGATGGCTTTTCTTAATTTAACGCCAGAAAAGCATTACTGGTTTACATATATCGGTTCACGTACGATGTATGTTTATCTTCTTCACGGTATTTTTATTGGCTTAATTCGTGGGCAGCATATTTATCCATTTATTGATGCACATCCAGCACTGGGCTTGTTATATAACTTTATACTCTCTTGCTTTATTGTCTGGATTTGGTCGACAGATTTTGTTGCGAAATGGACAAGTCCGTTCGTTCAGTTAAAGTCGCCCGCTACCTTCAAACCTTATAAATAG
- a CDS encoding isochorismate synthase yields the protein MTVDAREQAIKDTIKQAKQQWISVEVKLSHSIDSITLFDATKEAVGSRFYFRLNDNETAYFGYRIATQIKREHSNKQAVFKEWQTLRDQILFVNPESDKHHLRLCGGFQFSEQRTSEEWQTFGQNHFVLPEVLISNVEGETFLTYTVERAKFSMTGLQDLIKQFESLAVVKDTVALPEVVQIENVQQDEWQSLVERTVAQLADDEKIVLSRQRKIKFASQVHIDTILKNALQNEKNSYLFVIESGDHTFISQTPEQLFRVENGMLSTKAVAGTLHRTENPADDEKRLQAFLQDHKNLGEHQIVVNSILEDIHPFVKEATYDTTPKILKNDHLYHLYTEIGGPLEGHSHMSLIDALHPTPALGGYPKAMAMTYIDEHEFAARGLYGAPVGMIDIYDDCEFIVAIRSMLLNDDEAILYAGAGIVKESDPAAEVAETALKFSPMMGALGVTEIG from the coding sequence ATGACTGTTGACGCACGTGAACAGGCAATCAAGGATACAATCAAGCAAGCCAAACAACAATGGATATCAGTAGAAGTAAAATTATCCCATTCCATTGATTCAATTACATTGTTTGATGCGACAAAAGAGGCAGTAGGGAGTCGATTTTATTTTCGCTTAAACGATAATGAGACAGCTTACTTTGGATATCGCATTGCGACTCAAATTAAGCGTGAACACTCAAATAAGCAAGCTGTTTTTAAAGAATGGCAAACATTAAGAGATCAAATTTTATTTGTAAATCCAGAAAGTGATAAGCACCATTTAAGACTTTGTGGTGGATTCCAATTTTCTGAACAGCGCACAAGTGAAGAATGGCAAACGTTTGGCCAGAATCACTTTGTTTTACCAGAAGTGCTGATTTCTAATGTAGAGGGAGAAACATTTTTAACTTATACAGTAGAACGTGCGAAGTTCTCAATGACAGGGTTACAAGATTTAATTAAACAATTTGAATCACTAGCAGTTGTTAAAGATACTGTCGCATTGCCAGAAGTTGTTCAAATTGAAAATGTACAGCAGGACGAGTGGCAATCTTTAGTTGAACGCACTGTTGCACAATTAGCAGATGATGAAAAAATCGTTTTGTCACGACAACGAAAAATAAAATTTGCCTCACAGGTACATATCGATACAATTCTAAAAAATGCACTGCAAAATGAAAAAAATAGCTATTTATTTGTGATAGAGTCTGGAGATCATACATTTATTTCACAAACACCAGAACAACTATTCCGAGTTGAAAATGGCATGTTATCAACAAAGGCAGTTGCTGGTACATTGCATCGTACAGAGAATCCTGCAGATGATGAAAAACGACTGCAAGCATTTTTACAAGATCATAAAAACTTAGGTGAACATCAAATTGTTGTGAATAGTATCCTTGAAGATATACATCCTTTTGTTAAGGAAGCAACTTACGATACAACACCTAAAATATTAAAAAATGATCATCTTTATCATTTATATACGGAAATAGGGGGACCACTTGAAGGGCACTCACATATGTCATTAATCGATGCCTTACATCCGACACCTGCATTAGGTGGATATCCAAAAGCAATGGCAATGACTTATATTGATGAACATGAGTTTGCAGCACGTGGCTTATATGGTGCGCCTGTTGGTATGATTGATATTTATGATGATTGTGAATTTATTGTTGCGATTCGTTCGATGTTGTTAAATGACGATGAAGCGATACTTTATGCAGGTGCGGGGATTGTGAAAGAGTCAGATCCAGCTGCAGAGGTTGCGGAAACAGCCTTGAAATTCAGTCCAATGATGGGCGCTTTAGGAGTGACAGAAATTGGATAA
- the menH gene encoding 2-succinyl-6-hydroxy-2,4-cyclohexadiene-1-carboxylate synthase codes for MLHYNWYPSQQETKKTVVMLHGFISDQSTFQGHIEPLTKEVNVLLIDLPGHGEDLSSMAETWNFDWIIAQLHELLLLYKEDDLYLHGYSMGARVALGYATKHSEMLSGLALESGSPGIQDEVARIERQQVDQARARVLQVANIEVFVNDWERLPLFQSQQFLSTEEQQRIRQMRLSQQPERLAKALVDYGTGNMPNLWPKLEKVTCPVQLIVGEWDEKFVGIAHEMMKQFKRADIQIVSEVGHTVHVEDYEKFDTMILAFILAN; via the coding sequence ATGTTACATTATAATTGGTATCCATCACAACAAGAGACAAAGAAAACAGTCGTGATGTTGCATGGTTTTATTAGTGATCAATCGACATTTCAAGGACATATTGAACCATTGACGAAAGAAGTCAATGTGTTGTTAATCGATCTACCAGGACATGGCGAAGATTTATCATCAATGGCAGAAACATGGAATTTTGACTGGATCATTGCACAACTTCATGAACTGCTATTGTTATACAAAGAGGATGACTTGTATTTACATGGCTACTCAATGGGTGCACGTGTTGCCCTTGGCTATGCAACAAAACACAGTGAGATGCTTTCAGGATTGGCGTTAGAGAGTGGTTCGCCTGGTATCCAAGATGAGGTGGCCCGTATTGAACGCCAACAGGTAGATCAAGCGCGTGCACGTGTATTGCAAGTGGCAAACATAGAAGTTTTTGTTAATGATTGGGAACGTTTACCGCTATTTCAATCACAACAGTTTTTATCAACAGAAGAGCAACAACGTATTAGACAAATGCGCTTATCTCAACAACCTGAACGACTTGCCAAGGCACTCGTTGATTATGGTACAGGAAATATGCCTAATCTATGGCCGAAACTTGAAAAAGTCACATGCCCTGTACAACTGATTGTTGGAGAGTGGGATGAAAAGTTTGTTGGCATTGCACATGAGATGATGAAACAATTTAAACGAGCGGATATTCAAATTGTTTCTGAAGTAGGACACACAGTTCATGTGGAAGATTATGAAAAATTTGATACAATGATACTAGCGTTTATTTTAGCTAACTAG
- a CDS encoding 1,4-dihydroxy-2-naphthoate polyprenyltransferase, with protein sequence MGTQFKQHSSFHKYWQLMRPHTLTASVVPVLVGTATAKLFMLGSTDHLSLGRLIAMLLACLLIQAATNMFNEYYDYKKGLDDHESVGIGGAIVRYGMTPQSIFNLAIAFYVVAALFGLFLAAQTSFWLIPVGILCMAVGYLYTGGPFPISWTPLGELFSGIFMGMFIVLIAFYIQTGNVQGYAVWISIPIVITIGLINMANNIRDRVKDAQSGRRTLPILLGKQGSLYFLAACYIFAYLFVIFTAFFKDGGSLFYLLVLFSFPMPVKVYRRFSKNDTPQTMMPAMAAAGKTNTFFGLLYALGIYISALLGGI encoded by the coding sequence ATGGGCACGCAATTTAAGCAACATTCATCTTTTCACAAATATTGGCAATTGATGCGTCCACACACATTAACTGCTTCTGTTGTTCCCGTTTTAGTAGGGACAGCAACTGCAAAGCTTTTTATGTTGGGGAGTACAGACCATCTCTCACTCGGACGACTCATTGCTATGTTATTGGCTTGCTTACTCATCCAAGCTGCAACCAATATGTTCAATGAGTATTACGACTATAAAAAGGGCTTAGATGATCACGAATCCGTGGGTATTGGTGGTGCGATTGTTCGATATGGCATGACACCACAATCCATTTTCAACTTAGCTATTGCCTTTTATGTCGTTGCCGCTTTATTCGGACTTTTCCTAGCCGCACAAACATCGTTCTGGCTCATTCCAGTCGGTATTCTTTGTATGGCAGTAGGCTATCTTTATACAGGCGGTCCTTTCCCGATCTCTTGGACTCCACTAGGCGAACTATTCTCTGGCATATTTATGGGTATGTTTATTGTACTAATCGCTTTCTATATTCAAACAGGCAATGTACAAGGTTATGCTGTTTGGATTAGTATTCCAATCGTCATTACAATCGGATTAATCAATATGGCGAACAATATCCGCGACAGAGTCAAAGATGCACAAAGTGGTCGACGTACTTTACCAATACTTTTAGGTAAACAAGGGTCACTCTATTTCTTAGCAGCATGTTATATTTTTGCTTATTTATTTGTTATTTTTACAGCATTTTTCAAAGATGGCGGTTCACTATTCTATTTACTTGTTTTATTCAGTTTTCCAATGCCTGTGAAGGTATATCGCCGCTTTAGTAAAAATGATACACCACAAACAATGATGCCTGCTATGGCTGCCGCGGGTAAAACCAATACATTCTTTGGTTTATTATACGCACTCGGTATCTACATAAGTGCATTACTTGGTGGTATCTAA